The following coding sequences lie in one Papaver somniferum cultivar HN1 unplaced genomic scaffold, ASM357369v1 unplaced-scaffold_52, whole genome shotgun sequence genomic window:
- the LOC113343005 gene encoding uncharacterized protein LOC113343005 has protein sequence MRVLFWNINGVARDVAQDKLKELIREFKPDIFGIAKPKVPCSAGFRYGLLREGYFSHVINNASSSSIANIWVCYSNTLNISIVNVSKQAITVEVDGVHVSFVHASYIQVTRRSLWQHLVSSGDGIPWLVIGDFNCILRLDEKKGGLEPRTSAINEFSDWLDDNNLFEADALGSKFTWTNRQSDPKELLFEFKRCGSYILISFVWLKQNQLRFEAAALLSDENPDDITKLNIMKDAMAKLNDTRAQLSTMLKQKSRNKNHVVHYYEDKFNGPELEIDPILFDYSHISISEEESLAMDRIPSSEEIKQAVFDLGADSAPGTDGFSGCFYRHCWDIIQDDLLRAVIYCWNSGHIPNGVNSILIVLIPKVRGANSLRNFRPIGLSNFFFKIFTKILATRLGSVLDKLISEEQVDFMKGRNIHENISFASELINELHINRKDGNLGLKLDISQAFDTVSWSFVLEVFRRYGFSEHWCTWISHIFNSARISILLNGSPEGFFKINRGLRQGNPLSPLIFVLMEDVLSRNITKLFAEKRMSYMCASGQSVCRQKSKIYYGGGSLSRRNYLVDYLGMSVATFPDRYLGVQIMPGAVRYHHIANVVEKIKTHLAGWKGFLLSFHDRIVLVKSVISSYSIHNMAIYKWPSKFIVQCERAIRNFIWSGDSNVSRVVVVAYDKICFHFEEGGLGLSRMATMNSAMLMKLWWKISTSKKNWAGYLKAKFFSRRGYIKTYGVKSTILPGIKRVYKYVEANTKVLLGDGRSTSLYYDVWYGEKCFAEILNDFTLDILVLVSDCYRDNKWVFPENHLNCLLAAGVDMHNLPLPNGGEDKRVWMPKFSGDFSVSSAKELIRQKHGSFNAASMLWRKEIHPKLAAQNWKFIRCASRAWSWISGIFGMTANFNIVDSFKAAKGRSTIVRDLWMVENLVIRSELWAMRNKFIFEKHKPSWGLFSKRVLKLIQEYSVRLKGFMRNSVDDMVLLDYFRVVHRSVRHQQPIEVLWQPPELNEILICCDGAARGNLGIAGAGVVERDSSCAVLGALSIGLGVTTNYLAELYAIIIGMEWAMQWNYDRICVQYDSYGVVQALQSSSIPWFARARWGRYAIIIFL, from the exons ATGCGGGTGTTGTTTTGGAATATCAATGGAGTTGCACGTGATGTAGCTCAAGATAAACTAAAGGAGTTGATTAGAGAGTTTAAACCagatatttttggtattgctAAACCAAAAGTTCCCTGTTCTGCTGGGTTCAGATATGGTTTGCTAAGAGAAGGTTATTTTTCTCATGTTATTAATAATGCTTCTTCTTCTAGTATTGCTAATATTTGGGTTTGTTATTCAAATACTCTAAATATTTCAAttgttaatgtcagtaagcaggcAATAACAGTTGAGGTGGATGGTGTACATGTTTCTTTTGTCCATGCTAGCTATATTCAGGTTACTAGGAGGAGTCTTTGGCAGCATCTTGTTAGTTCTGGTGATGGTATTCCTTGGTTAGTCATTGGGGATTTTAACTGTATTCTTCGTTTggatgagaagaagggtggtcTTGAACCTAGAACCTCAgctattaatgagttttcagatTGGTTGGATGACAACAATCTCTTTGAAGCGGATGCTTTGGGAAGTAAGTTCACTTGGACGAATAGACAATCAG ACCCAAAAGAGCTTCTTTTCGAGTTCAAAAGATGTGGTTCTTACATTCTGATTTCCTTCGTATG GTTAAAGCAGAATCAGTTGAGGTTTGAGGCAGCTGCTCTTCTTTCTGATGAAAACCCGGATGACATTACAAAGTTAAATATTATGAAGGATGCTATGGCTAAACTTAATGATACTCGTGCTCAGTTGAGTACTATGCTTAAGCAGAAATCTAGAAATAA AAATCATGTTGTGCACTATTATGAGGATAAGTTTAATGGGCCGGAGTTGGAGATTGATCCTATTTTATTTGACTATAGTCATATTAGCATCTCGGAGGAGGAAAGTTTAGCCATGGACAGAATTCCAtcttctgaggagattaaacaaGCAGTTTTTGATCTAGGGGCAGACAGTGCTCCAGGGACGGATGGGTTTTCTGGATGTTTCTATAGACACTGCTGGGATATTATTCAAGATGACTTATTAAGAGCCGTTATTTATTGCTGGAATTCTGGTCATATCCCAAATGGGGTAAATTCTATCCTAATTGTCTTGATTCCCAAGGTAAGAGGTGCTAATTCTCTTCGTAATTTTCGTCCTATTGGTctcagtaattttttcttcaaaatctttactAAGATCTTAGCTACTAGACTGGGGAGCGTTTTAGATAAACTTATTTCTGAAGAACAGGTGGATTTCATGAAAGGGCGTAACATCCATGAAAACATTAGTTTTGCTTCTGAATTGATTAATGAGCTTCATATCAATCgtaaggatggtaatttgggcctTAAGCTTGATATTtcacaagcttttgacacggtcagTTGGTCTTTTGTCTTGGAGGTTTTTCGTAGGTATGGTTTCTCGGAGCATTGGTGCACTTGGATTTCTCATATCTTCAATTCTGCTAGAATCTCTATTCTCTTGAATGGAAGTCCGGAGGGTTTTTTCAAGATAAATAGAGGTTTACGTCAGGGAAATCCTCTTTCTCCCTTGATCTTTGTTTTGATGGAGGATGTCCTTAGCAGAAATATCACAAAGCTTTTTGCAGAGAAGAGGATGTCTTACATG TGTGCTTCGGGTCAATCTGTTTGTCGCCAAAAGAGTAaaatttattatggtggtggttcgttGAGTAGACgtaattatcttgttgattatttgggTATGAGTGTAGCTACTTTCCCTGATCGTTATTTGGGTGTTCAAATAATGCCTGGTGCTGTGAGGTATCATCATATTGCTaatgtggttgagaagattaaaacCCATCTTGCTGGTTGGAAGGGTTTTCTTTTGTCTTTTCATGACCGTATTGTGCTTGTTAAATCAGTTATTTCGAGTTATTCCATCCATAATATGGCTATTTATAAGTGGCCTAGCAAGTTCATTGTGCAATGTGAGCGTGCAATTAGGAATTTTATTTGGTCTGGTGACTCTAATGTCAGTCGTGTTGTTGTGGTGGCGTATGATAAAATCTGTTTCCATTTTGAGGAGGGGGGTTTGGGTTTATCTCGTATGGCTACTATGAATTCTGCAATGTTGATGAAGTTATGGTGGAAGATCAGTACTTCTAAGAAGAATTGGGCAGGTTATCTTAAGGCTAAGTTTTTTAGTCGAAGAGGTTACATTAAGACTTATGGGGTGAAGTCTACCATTCTTCCAGGCATTAAAAGGGTTTATAAATATGTGGAGGCTAACACTAAAGTTCTTCTTGGTGATGGCAGGTCTACTTCTCTCTattatgatgtttggtatggAGAAAAATGTTTTGCAGAGATATTGAATGATTTTACTCTTGACATATTGGTTTTGGTGAGTGATTGTTATAGGGATAACAAATGGGTTTTTCCTGAAAATCACTTGAACTGTTTACTCGCGGCTGGTGTGGATATGCATAATCTTCCTTTGCCAAATGGGGGTGAAGATAAGAGAGTTTGGATGCCAAAATTTTCAGGTGATTTTTCGGTAAGCTCTGCCAAGGAGCTTATTCGTCAGAAACATGGTAGCTTCAATGCAGCATCTATGCtgtggaggaaggaaattcacCCTAAACTTGCGGCTCAAAACTGGAAATTCATTCGTTGTGCTT CTCGTGCGTGGTCTTGGATTTCTGGTATCTTTGGTATGACAGCAAACTTCAACATTGTGGATTCTTTCAAGGCAGCTAAGGGAAGAAGTACAATTGTCCGTGACTTGTGGATGGTGGAGAACTTAGTAATCAGGTCAGAACTATGGGCTATGCGCAACAAATTCATTTTTGAGAAGCACAAACCGAGCTGGGGTCTTTTTTCTAAAAGAGTGCTGAAGCTAATACAAGAATATTCAGTCCGTCTAAAAGGGTTTATGCGCAACAGTGTGGATGATATGGTGCTGTTGGATTACTTCCGTGTGGTTCATAGAAGTGTTAGACATCAGCAGCCTATTGAAGTGTTATGGCAGCCTCCGGAACTTAATGAGATtctaatttgttgtgatggagcagcgCGTGGAAATCTAGGCATTGCGGGAGCAGGAGTGGTGGAAAGAGACTCTAGTTGTGCAGTTCTTGGTGCTTTGAGTATTGGTCTTGGAGTTACTACAAACTATTTGGCGGAACTCTATGCAATTATAATTGGTATGGAATGGGCAATGCAATGGAATTATGATCGTATTTGTGTGCAATATGATTCATATGGAGTAGTTCAAGCTTTACAAAGCTCttctattccttggtttgcaagaGCAAGATGGGGGCGGTATGCAATCATTATATTTCTATAA